One Thioclava electrotropha DNA segment encodes these proteins:
- a CDS encoding peroxiredoxin: MIETGEKAPEFTLPATGGKSFETLGNPITEDGNLTLSALAGRPVVLYFYPKDNTPGCTTEALDFTRLAPDFAEAGVVVIGISKDSMKKHENFCAKHDLGIYLASDDGGETCESYGVWAEKSMYGKTFWGIVRATFLIGADGNVARVWPKVKVKGHAEEVLEAARDLG; the protein is encoded by the coding sequence ATGATCGAGACAGGCGAAAAAGCGCCGGAGTTCACCCTTCCCGCCACGGGCGGCAAGAGCTTCGAAACGCTCGGAAATCCGATCACGGAAGACGGAAATCTGACGCTGTCGGCCTTGGCGGGCCGTCCGGTCGTGCTGTATTTCTACCCGAAGGACAACACGCCCGGCTGCACCACCGAGGCGCTGGATTTCACCCGGCTCGCGCCGGATTTCGCCGAGGCAGGCGTGGTCGTCATCGGCATTTCGAAAGATAGCATGAAGAAGCATGAGAATTTCTGCGCGAAGCATGATCTGGGCATCTATCTCGCCTCGGACGATGGCGGCGAGACCTGCGAGAGCTACGGGGTCTGGGCAGAAAAATCCATGTATGGCAAAACCTTCTGGGGCATTGTTCGTGCGACTTTCCTGATCGGCGCGGACGGCAATGTCGCGCGGGTCTGGCCGAAGGTGAAAGTCAAAGGCCACGCCGAAGAGGTGCTCGAGGCCGCCCGCGATCTGGGCTGA
- a CDS encoding TRAP transporter substrate-binding protein — protein sequence MKKFTAAVSALALMASASVGMADPTGCDEGEMVIKFSHVTNTDKHPKGIAAALFAKRVNEEMDGKACVEVYPNSTLYNDDQVLEAMLQGDVQMAAPSLSKFETFTKKYRIFDLPFMFKNMDAVDEFQNSDIGQNMKEAMVRRGLLGLDFWHNGLKQFSANKPLLVPGDAKGLKFRVQPSDVLIAQMEALDASPQPMAFSEVYGALQTGVVDGQENTWSNIYGQKFYEVQDGITETNHGLLDYMVVTSVDWWDSLDPAMRDQIKSILDGVTKERNAAINQVNEENRQAILDAGATIRELTPEQRQQWVDAMKPVWDQFKDDVGQENIDAAQAINAKH from the coding sequence ATGAAGAAATTTACCGCCGCCGTTTCGGCGCTCGCTCTCATGGCTTCGGCCTCGGTCGGAATGGCCGATCCGACGGGCTGCGACGAAGGCGAGATGGTCATCAAGTTCAGCCACGTCACCAACACCGACAAGCACCCGAAAGGGATCGCGGCTGCGCTGTTCGCCAAGCGCGTGAACGAAGAGATGGACGGCAAGGCCTGCGTCGAGGTCTACCCGAACTCGACCCTTTACAACGATGATCAGGTGCTGGAAGCGATGCTGCAGGGCGACGTGCAGATGGCTGCGCCGAGCCTCTCGAAATTCGAGACCTTCACCAAGAAATACCGCATCTTCGATCTGCCCTTCATGTTCAAGAACATGGACGCCGTGGACGAATTCCAGAATTCGGACATCGGTCAGAATATGAAAGAGGCGATGGTGCGTCGTGGTCTGCTGGGCCTCGATTTCTGGCATAACGGCCTCAAGCAGTTCTCGGCCAACAAGCCGCTGCTCGTGCCGGGCGACGCCAAGGGTCTGAAGTTCCGCGTGCAGCCCTCCGACGTGCTGATCGCGCAGATGGAAGCGCTCGACGCTTCGCCGCAGCCGATGGCCTTCTCGGAAGTCTATGGCGCGCTGCAGACCGGCGTTGTCGATGGGCAGGAAAATACCTGGTCGAACATCTACGGCCAGAAGTTCTATGAGGTGCAGGACGGCATCACCGAGACCAACCACGGCCTGCTCGACTACATGGTCGTGACCTCGGTCGATTGGTGGGACAGCCTCGACCCGGCGATGCGCGACCAGATCAAGTCGATCCTCGACGGGGTCACCAAAGAGCGTAACGCCGCGATCAATCAGGTGAACGAAGAGAACCGTCAGGCGATCCTCGACGCCGGTGCGACGATCCGCGAACTGACGCCCGAGCAGCGCCAGCAATGGGTCGACGCGATGAAGCCGGTCTGGGACCAGTTCAAGGATGACGTCGGTCAGGAAAACATCGACGCAGCGCAGGCGATCAACGCCAAGCACTGA
- a CDS encoding sigma-54-dependent transcriptional regulator has product MMRRVLFVDDDRAVREALGQTLELAGLKPTLAGSYIEAKDHISTEFEGVVVTDIRMPGKDGFALLDLVQKADAELPVVLLTGEADVPMAVRAMAAGAFDFLEKPCTGKDLLAVVEKALENRARVMEARFSRAAGKRGDAAARILVGSSPVAEGLREAARRAARSGAEVLITGAPGAGNSKLAEVIHLLSTNARRPFVKLAAAGLDVEALEAGFAQAEGGTLYLDEVADLPRPAQFALIELLETRPATRLIAGTYRDLPGEARAGRFHPDLYWRLEALKVRIPSLSERPEDIPALFRHYVATACEQANLRAPEIPPEMTAQLMARDWPGNARALMSEAMRFAMGLEAGEPPEELGLSERMAAVEKSLLAEALTRAGGNATEAASALKLPRKTFYDKLARHGLRPEEYRD; this is encoded by the coding sequence ATGATGCGCCGGGTTCTCTTTGTCGATGACGACCGCGCGGTGCGCGAGGCGCTGGGCCAGACGCTGGAACTGGCGGGGCTAAAGCCGACGCTCGCGGGCAGCTATATCGAGGCGAAGGACCATATCTCGACTGAGTTCGAAGGGGTCGTGGTCACCGATATCCGCATGCCGGGCAAGGACGGGTTCGCGCTGCTGGACCTCGTGCAGAAGGCCGATGCGGAGCTGCCGGTTGTGCTGCTGACCGGGGAGGCGGATGTCCCGATGGCGGTGCGTGCGATGGCGGCCGGTGCTTTCGATTTTCTCGAAAAGCCCTGCACGGGGAAAGACTTGCTGGCCGTTGTTGAGAAGGCGCTGGAGAACCGTGCGCGGGTGATGGAGGCGCGCTTCTCGCGGGCTGCGGGCAAGCGCGGCGATGCGGCGGCGCGGATATTGGTCGGTAGCTCTCCGGTGGCGGAGGGCTTGCGCGAAGCCGCCCGTCGCGCCGCGCGCTCGGGCGCCGAGGTTCTGATCACCGGCGCGCCGGGGGCGGGCAATTCCAAGCTCGCCGAGGTGATTCACCTGCTGTCCACCAATGCGCGCCGTCCGTTCGTGAAACTCGCCGCGGCGGGCCTCGATGTGGAGGCGCTGGAGGCGGGCTTCGCACAGGCCGAGGGCGGCACGCTCTATCTCGACGAGGTGGCCGACCTGCCGCGCCCCGCGCAGTTCGCGCTGATCGAATTGCTGGAGACGCGGCCCGCCACCCGCCTGATCGCGGGCACCTATCGCGACCTGCCGGGCGAGGCGCGGGCCGGGCGCTTCCACCCCGATCTCTACTGGCGGCTGGAGGCGTTGAAAGTGCGCATCCCGTCGCTGTCGGAGCGCCCCGAGGATATTCCCGCGCTGTTTCGCCATTACGTCGCCACCGCCTGCGAACAGGCCAATCTGCGCGCCCCCGAAATCCCGCCCGAGATGACCGCGCAGCTGATGGCGCGCGACTGGCCGGGCAATGCCCGCGCGCTGATGTCCGAGGCGATGCGCTTCGCGATGGGGCTTGAGGCGGGCGAGCCGCCGGAGGAGCTTGGTCTGTCCGAGCGCATGGCGGCGGTCGAGAAGTCGCTGCTGGCCGAGGCGCTGACCCGCGCGGGCGGCAATGCGACCGAAGCGGCCTCCGCGCTGAAACTGCCGCGCAAGACCTTCTACGACAAGCTCGCGCGCCACGGGCTCCGGCCCGAGGAGTATCGGGACTAA
- a CDS encoding AsmA family protein — MERQRPDSRETSGAPERASNASLSDAETPKSEAETQPGAATPVSRGRRARTGLLLVLSFLFLGVVAAGAFLVITHRAVAVPQWIVARIETRANDALQGQMRVRLSGGIDLYIDDGIRPRIRLNTVRLERPSGLPIAVLPELRMTLWAEPLLRGRVEPRSFRLRGASLSLHRLPDGNLDLDFGGGNRFANIDLNNASDLIETFEKTLEVPALSRLQQISAEDLQIRLMDERLDRLWKVTDGRFKLTQSDSEISVALGFDLGSGQTKPAQVALSMTTQKASREASFGAAVTALPARDLAVQAPALAALGVLDAPISGALRSGLNDKGELTGMNAMLEIGRGAIRPNEGVNPIPIENGKLYLNYDPKRQRVEVSTLSLNSRALRLKAAGHTYLRDLEGGVPQKIVGQIAISDLQLDPAGLFESPVQFAQGAVDFRLNLDPFRIDIGQLELNDQGDTTISARGKVSAEKDGWKVALDAGIDQIDQTKLLALWPPAVVPKTREWLEKNVTTGQLRNARVALRLVPGAQPKLALGYEFRGADVRIIKTLPPVQQGRGFATIIDTRQALKVEEGHVTAPSGGRIEVTGSSLIVPDIRIKPAPAMVTLMTRSPIPAALSLLDQPPFEFLSKAGMSTDVAQGWAEARSVIRLPLKPNVPQDEIDFDVTARLTEVKSDTLIPDRPLRSDLLTLKADPQGMTISGKGTLSGVGFDAAWTQKFGPENKGRSEVAGTVDVSPDGLDRLGIALPNGMVRGSGKGRIALDLRKDQPTRFTFASALQGIRLSIPEIGWSKAPGSAGDLKMSGTLGAPPQVDSLSLSAAGLKTQGDITLNKGGGLNRARFSSLSVGNWFTGSVDLIGQGKARPPKVNVTSGRLDLAKADLGGGAGASASGAGTAISAALDRLQITDGIALTGFRAISTRAAVSRAGSRDS; from the coding sequence ATGGAGAGACAGCGTCCCGATAGTCGCGAAACGTCCGGCGCGCCCGAAAGGGCGAGCAATGCGTCGTTGAGCGATGCCGAGACGCCCAAATCCGAGGCAGAGACCCAGCCCGGAGCAGCGACCCCGGTGAGCCGCGGCCGCCGTGCCCGCACCGGTCTGCTTCTTGTTCTCAGCTTCCTGTTTCTTGGGGTCGTGGCTGCCGGTGCCTTTCTCGTCATCACGCATCGCGCGGTCGCCGTGCCGCAATGGATCGTCGCGCGCATCGAGACCCGCGCCAATGACGCCTTGCAAGGCCAGATGCGGGTCCGGCTGTCCGGCGGGATCGACCTTTACATCGACGATGGCATCCGCCCCCGGATCCGACTGAACACGGTGCGGCTGGAGCGGCCCTCGGGGCTGCCGATCGCGGTCCTGCCGGAATTGCGCATGACGCTCTGGGCGGAGCCTTTGTTGCGCGGGCGGGTCGAGCCGCGCTCGTTTCGGCTGCGCGGGGCGAGCCTGTCGCTGCATCGTCTGCCCGACGGCAATCTGGATCTCGATTTCGGCGGCGGCAATCGCTTCGCCAATATCGACTTGAACAACGCCTCCGATCTCATTGAGACCTTTGAGAAAACCCTGGAAGTTCCGGCGCTGTCCCGGCTGCAGCAGATCAGTGCGGAAGACCTGCAGATCCGACTGATGGACGAGCGGCTCGACCGGCTCTGGAAGGTCACCGATGGCCGCTTCAAACTGACCCAGAGTGACAGTGAAATCTCGGTCGCACTGGGGTTCGATCTGGGCAGCGGGCAGACGAAACCGGCGCAGGTCGCGCTGTCGATGACCACGCAGAAAGCCAGCCGCGAAGCCAGTTTCGGAGCTGCTGTGACCGCGCTTCCGGCGCGCGATCTGGCGGTGCAGGCCCCGGCGCTCGCGGCGCTCGGCGTGCTCGATGCGCCGATCTCGGGGGCGCTGCGCTCGGGGCTCAACGACAAGGGCGAGCTGACCGGGATGAACGCGATGCTCGAAATCGGGCGCGGCGCGATCCGGCCCAATGAGGGCGTGAACCCGATCCCGATCGAGAACGGCAAGCTCTATCTCAACTACGACCCGAAACGGCAGCGCGTCGAGGTCTCGACGCTTTCGCTCAACAGCCGGGCGCTGCGCCTGAAGGCGGCGGGCCACACCTATCTGCGCGATCTCGAAGGCGGCGTGCCGCAGAAGATCGTCGGCCAGATCGCGATTTCCGATCTGCAGCTCGATCCGGCAGGTCTGTTCGAGAGCCCGGTGCAATTCGCGCAAGGGGCGGTCGATTTCCGGCTGAACCTAGATCCGTTCCGCATCGATATCGGCCAGCTGGAACTCAACGATCAGGGCGACACGACGATCTCGGCGCGTGGCAAGGTCAGCGCCGAGAAGGATGGCTGGAAAGTCGCGCTCGATGCCGGGATCGACCAGATCGACCAGACCAAGCTGCTCGCGCTCTGGCCGCCTGCGGTCGTGCCGAAGACCCGCGAATGGCTCGAGAAGAACGTGACCACGGGCCAACTGCGCAATGCCCGCGTGGCGCTGCGGCTCGTGCCGGGCGCGCAGCCGAAACTGGCGCTCGGCTACGAGTTCCGGGGCGCGGATGTGCGGATCATCAAGACCCTGCCGCCCGTACAGCAGGGCCGAGGCTTTGCCACGATCATCGACACGCGGCAGGCGCTCAAGGTCGAGGAGGGGCATGTGACCGCGCCGTCGGGCGGGCGGATCGAGGTGACGGGTTCGTCGCTCATCGTGCCCGATATCCGCATCAAGCCCGCCCCGGCGATGGTCACGCTGATGACGCGCTCGCCGATCCCGGCGGCTCTGTCGCTGCTCGACCAGCCGCCATTCGAGTTTCTCAGCAAGGCGGGCATGAGCACCGATGTGGCACAGGGCTGGGCCGAGGCGCGCTCGGTGATCCGCTTGCCGCTGAAGCCCAATGTGCCGCAGGATGAGATCGATTTCGACGTGACCGCCCGGCTGACCGAGGTGAAAAGCGACACGCTGATTCCCGACCGGCCGCTGCGGTCCGATTTGTTGACGTTGAAGGCCGATCCCCAAGGTATGACGATCTCGGGCAAGGGCACTCTGTCCGGTGTCGGGTTCGATGCCGCCTGGACGCAGAAATTCGGGCCGGAGAACAAGGGGCGCTCAGAGGTCGCGGGCACGGTCGATGTCAGCCCCGATGGGCTCGACCGGCTGGGGATTGCGCTGCCCAACGGCATGGTGCGCGGTTCGGGCAAGGGCCGCATCGCGCTCGACCTGCGCAAGGATCAACCGACGCGGTTCACCTTCGCGAGCGCCTTGCAGGGGATCCGCCTGTCGATCCCAGAAATCGGCTGGAGCAAAGCGCCGGGCAGCGCGGGCGATCTGAAGATGTCGGGCACGCTCGGCGCGCCGCCGCAGGTCGACAGCCTGTCGCTGAGTGCTGCGGGGCTGAAGACGCAGGGCGACATCACCTTGAACAAGGGCGGTGGGCTGAACCGGGCGCGGTTCTCGAGCCTGAGCGTCGGCAACTGGTTCACCGGCAGCGTCGATCTGATCGGTCAGGGCAAGGCGCGCCCGCCGAAAGTGAATGTCACCTCGGGCAGGCTGGACCTCGCCAAGGCGGATTTGGGCGGCGGTGCGGGCGCCAGCGCGAGCGGTGCCGGCACGGCGATCTCGGCGGCGCTCGACCGGCTGCAGATCACGGACGGTATCGCGCTCACCGGGTTCCGGGCGATTTCAACACGCGCGGCGGTCTCTCGGGCCGGTTCCAGGGACAGCTAA
- a CDS encoding M23 family metallopeptidase, which translates to MPRRILDRLNTRLERILPEQRLFLKSDSATRFVRLRPLTQASVLAIGAGVFVWSMAATSMLFIDGISSGGAEQNDKVAKLAFERRLDALSQERDARAAEALAAQDRFQTALEQVSKMQSTLLASEERKRELETGIGVIQATLRRTMDERDKARLALAKAEGNGPDAGPTPIARAEDMEKTVDMLSTALGETAKERDTANADAKTAQLQMDKIALQKRLLEQRNDEIFTTLEGAVKISMEPLDKVFKQAGMDPDHVLKEIKRGYSGTGGPLSPISLSTKGAADLDGDTARAENILRKLDEMNMYRIAVDKLPFSMPVKAHFRFSSPFGWRWGRMHEGVDMAAPIGTKVYAPADGVVIAAEHERGYGNIVKIRHEFGITTRYGHLNKFHVKVGQKVSQGEWIADMGNTGHSTGPHLHYEIRLGGKPINPMTFIKAGKNVF; encoded by the coding sequence TTGCCTAGACGCATTCTCGACCGCCTGAACACCCGTCTCGAGCGCATCCTGCCCGAACAGCGGCTGTTTCTGAAATCAGACAGCGCCACGCGGTTCGTCCGACTGCGCCCCCTCACCCAAGCGAGTGTACTGGCGATCGGCGCAGGCGTGTTCGTGTGGTCGATGGCCGCGACCTCGATGCTCTTCATCGACGGGATTTCCTCCGGCGGGGCCGAACAGAACGACAAGGTCGCGAAACTCGCCTTCGAGCGCCGCCTCGACGCGCTCTCGCAAGAGCGCGACGCCCGCGCCGCCGAAGCCCTTGCCGCACAGGACCGTTTCCAGACCGCCCTCGAGCAGGTTTCGAAGATGCAATCCACGCTGCTCGCGTCGGAAGAGCGCAAGCGCGAGCTGGAAACCGGGATCGGCGTGATCCAGGCCACCCTGCGCCGCACTATGGACGAGCGCGACAAGGCCCGGCTCGCCTTGGCAAAAGCCGAGGGCAACGGCCCCGATGCGGGTCCGACACCGATCGCCCGCGCCGAGGACATGGAAAAGACGGTCGATATGCTGTCCACCGCGCTCGGCGAGACCGCGAAAGAACGCGACACCGCAAATGCCGACGCCAAGACCGCGCAACTGCAGATGGACAAGATCGCCCTGCAGAAGCGTCTCCTCGAACAGCGCAACGACGAGATTTTCACTACGCTCGAAGGCGCGGTGAAGATCTCGATGGAGCCGCTCGACAAGGTCTTCAAACAGGCCGGCATGGATCCCGATCACGTCCTCAAGGAAATCAAGCGGGGCTATTCGGGGACCGGCGGGCCGCTCTCGCCGATCTCGCTCTCGACCAAGGGTGCGGCCGATCTCGATGGCGACACCGCGCGCGCCGAGAACATCCTGCGCAAGCTCGACGAGATGAACATGTATCGCATCGCCGTCGACAAGCTGCCCTTCTCGATGCCGGTGAAGGCACATTTCCGCTTCTCGTCGCCCTTCGGCTGGCGCTGGGGCCGGATGCATGAGGGCGTCGATATGGCCGCCCCGATCGGCACCAAGGTCTATGCCCCTGCCGATGGCGTCGTGATCGCCGCCGAGCACGAGCGGGGCTACGGCAATATCGTCAAGATCCGCCACGAGTTCGGCATCACCACCCGCTACGGCCACCTCAACAAATTCCACGTGAAAGTCGGGCAAAAAGTGTCGCAAGGCGAGTGGATTGCTGATATGGGCAATACCGGACACTCCACGGGACCGCATCTGCACTACGAGATCCGGCTCGGAGGCAAGCCAATTAACCCGATGACCTTCATCAAGGCTGGTAAGAATGTTTTCTAA
- a CDS encoding TRAP transporter large permease: protein MDILFLFVMVIGFMLIGVPIAVSLGLASTLFLLIFSDASLASIAQSLYDAMDNHATLLAIPFFILASSFMSTGGVAQRIIRFAIAVVGHLPGGLAIAGVFACMLFAALSGSSPATVVAIGSIVIAAMRQVGYSKDFAAGVICNAGTLGILIPPSIVMVVYASATDVSVGRMFLAGVIPGLLAGVMLMATILFFAIKRNLPKGEWQGWGEVAASFVDAFWGLMLIAIIMVGLYGIPGITGGIFTPTEAAAVAAVYAWFVANFIYRDMGPLDEGEQKTSLLKKPQAIFTAIWHKGTRDTLFEAGKLTITLMFIIANALILKHVLTDEQIPQKITEALLGAGLGKIMFLVIVNIILLIGGQFMEPSGLILIVAPLVFPIAIELGVDPIHLGIIMVVNMEIGMITPPVGLNLFVTSGVAGMPIMRVVKAAAPFLAVLFVFLILVTYVPFLSTWLPTMAMGPETVVK, encoded by the coding sequence ATGGATATCCTGTTCCTTTTCGTGATGGTGATCGGCTTCATGCTGATCGGCGTGCCGATCGCGGTCTCTCTGGGTCTCGCGTCGACGCTGTTCCTGCTGATCTTCTCGGACGCCTCGCTCGCCTCCATCGCGCAGTCGCTCTACGACGCGATGGACAACCACGCGACGCTGCTGGCGATCCCGTTCTTCATCCTCGCCTCGAGCTTCATGTCGACGGGCGGGGTGGCGCAGCGCATCATCCGCTTCGCCATCGCCGTGGTGGGCCACCTGCCGGGCGGTCTGGCCATCGCGGGCGTTTTCGCCTGTATGCTGTTCGCCGCGCTTTCGGGCTCGTCGCCCGCGACCGTGGTCGCCATCGGCTCCATCGTCATCGCGGCGATGCGGCAGGTGGGCTACTCGAAGGATTTCGCCGCCGGTGTGATCTGTAACGCCGGCACGCTCGGCATCCTGATCCCGCCCTCCATCGTGATGGTGGTGTATGCCTCGGCTACCGACGTGTCGGTTGGCCGGATGTTCCTCGCGGGCGTCATTCCGGGCCTTCTGGCGGGCGTGATGCTGATGGCCACGATCCTGTTCTTCGCGATCAAGCGCAACCTGCCGAAAGGCGAGTGGCAGGGCTGGGGCGAGGTCGCCGCAAGCTTCGTCGACGCCTTCTGGGGCCTGATGCTGATCGCGATCATCATGGTCGGCCTCTACGGTATTCCCGGCATCACGGGCGGCATCTTCACCCCGACCGAGGCCGCTGCCGTCGCCGCTGTCTATGCGTGGTTCGTCGCGAACTTCATCTATCGCGACATGGGCCCGCTCGATGAGGGTGAGCAGAAAACCTCGCTTCTGAAGAAGCCGCAGGCAATCTTCACCGCGATCTGGCACAAGGGCACGCGCGATACGCTGTTCGAGGCGGGCAAGCTGACCATCACGCTGATGTTCATCATCGCCAATGCGCTGATCCTCAAGCACGTGCTGACCGACGAGCAAATCCCGCAGAAGATCACCGAGGCTTTGCTTGGTGCGGGTCTGGGCAAGATCATGTTCCTCGTGATCGTCAACATCATCCTGCTAATCGGTGGTCAGTTCATGGAGCCCTCGGGCCTGATCCTGATCGTCGCACCGCTGGTCTTCCCTATCGCGATCGAGCTGGGCGTCGATCCGATCCATCTCGGCATCATCATGGTGGTGAACATGGAGATCGGGATGATCACGCCACCGGTCGGCCTGAACCTCTTCGTGACCTCCGGGGTGGCGGGGATGCCGATCATGCGGGTCGTGAAAGCGGCCGCGCCCTTCCTCGCCGTGCTCTTCGTCTTCCTGATCCTTGTCACCTATGTGCCATTCCTGTCGACATGGCTGCCGACGATGGCAATGGGGCCGGAGACGGTCGTGAAATAA
- the queA gene encoding tRNA preQ1(34) S-adenosylmethionine ribosyltransferase-isomerase QueA — MKLDDFDFELPEGLIATRPARPRDAARLLLAEGDAIHDRHVRDLIDIFRPGDRLVLNNTKVIPARLAGTRTRQSAQGEVVAKVEVTLLEPAPGGEWSALAKPLRKVKEGEEIVFSDALSARVEAIEIGQLRLSFNLSGEDFDAALAEAGAMPLPPYIAALRAPDDEDKRDYQTVFARHSGAVAAPTASLHFTRELLEALAAKGVEFTEVTLHVGAGTFLPVKVEDVTTHKMHAEWGEVSEQAAAEINATKQAGGRVIPVGTTALRLIESAARAEGGAKGHIVPFRDATDIFIYPGFEFRITDALMTNFHLPKSTLLMLVSALMGQDRIREIYDHAVKTGYRFFSYGDASLLIP; from the coding sequence ATGAAGCTAGACGATTTCGATTTCGAGCTCCCCGAGGGGCTGATTGCGACGCGGCCTGCGCGCCCGCGCGATGCGGCGCGGCTGCTGCTGGCCGAGGGCGATGCGATCCATGACCGCCATGTGCGCGATCTGATCGACATCTTCCGCCCCGGCGACCGGCTGGTGCTCAACAACACCAAGGTGATCCCGGCGCGGCTGGCGGGCACCCGGACCCGGCAAAGCGCGCAGGGCGAGGTGGTCGCGAAGGTCGAGGTGACGCTTCTGGAGCCCGCACCGGGCGGCGAATGGTCGGCGCTCGCCAAGCCTTTGCGCAAGGTGAAGGAGGGCGAGGAGATCGTCTTCTCTGATGCGCTCTCGGCCAGGGTCGAGGCGATCGAGATCGGCCAGCTGCGGCTCAGCTTCAACCTGTCGGGCGAGGATTTCGACGCGGCGCTGGCCGAGGCAGGCGCGATGCCGCTGCCGCCCTATATCGCGGCGCTGCGCGCGCCCGATGACGAGGACAAGCGCGATTACCAGACCGTCTTCGCGCGCCATTCCGGTGCGGTCGCGGCCCCGACCGCCAGCCTGCATTTCACCCGCGAGCTGCTGGAGGCGCTGGCCGCCAAGGGCGTGGAGTTCACCGAAGTCACGCTCCATGTCGGCGCGGGCACCTTCCTGCCGGTGAAGGTCGAAGACGTCACCACCCACAAGATGCATGCCGAATGGGGCGAGGTGAGCGAACAGGCGGCAGCCGAGATCAACGCGACCAAACAGGCGGGCGGCCGCGTCATCCCCGTGGGCACCACCGCGCTGCGCCTGATCGAAAGCGCGGCGCGCGCCGAGGGCGGCGCGAAGGGCCATATCGTGCCGTTCCGCGACGCCACCGACATCTTCATCTATCCCGGTTTCGAGTTCCGCATCACCGACGCGCTGATGACGAATTTCCATCTGCCGAAATCGACGCTGCTGATGCTGGTCTCGGCTTTGATGGGCCAGGACCGTATACGCGAAATTTACGATCATGCGGTTAAGACGGGCTATCGTTTCTTCTCTTACGGCGATGCGTCGCTTCTGATCCCCTAG
- a CDS encoding TRAP transporter small permease, translating into MSQRYEPRNGFSRAIHHLEETLIALILGTMTVITFVNVVLRYVFNSSLIWGLETTLILFAWLVLLGMSYAVKVTAHLGVDAIINMLRPGPRKAMSLVAAGLCILYAVLLLKGAWDYWAPFAGFDQTSGRWFPTGFQDTRDRAFYETDQVPIAHWLAVWLGDRFNMGEAYDKLPRFIPYLILPIGVTLLLIRFVQAAIGVAVGKRSALIVSHEAEDQVADVAHINKGD; encoded by the coding sequence ATGAGCCAGCGCTATGAGCCGCGCAACGGGTTTTCGCGGGCGATCCATCATCTGGAGGAGACGCTGATCGCGTTGATCCTCGGCACGATGACCGTGATCACCTTCGTCAATGTCGTACTGCGCTATGTCTTCAACTCCTCGCTGATCTGGGGGCTGGAGACGACGTTGATCCTCTTCGCCTGGCTGGTTCTGCTGGGCATGAGCTACGCGGTGAAAGTGACCGCGCATCTCGGCGTCGATGCGATCATCAATATGCTGCGCCCCGGGCCGCGCAAGGCCATGAGCCTCGTCGCGGCGGGCCTGTGCATTCTCTACGCGGTGCTGCTGCTGAAAGGCGCATGGGATTACTGGGCCCCCTTCGCGGGCTTCGATCAGACCTCGGGCCGCTGGTTCCCGACGGGCTTTCAGGACACCCGCGACCGCGCCTTCTACGAGACCGATCAGGTGCCGATCGCGCATTGGCTCGCCGTTTGGCTGGGCGACCGGTTCAACATGGGCGAGGCCTATGACAAGCTGCCGCGCTTCATCCCTTACCTGATCCTGCCGATCGGCGTGACGCTTCTGCTGATCCGCTTCGTGCAGGCGGCAATCGGGGTTGCCGTGGGCAAGCGTTCGGCGCTGATCGTGAGCCACGAAGCCGAAGACCAAGTGGCCGACGTGGCCCATATCAACAAGGGTGACTGA
- a CDS encoding bactofilin family protein encodes MFSKSKIHEPGPKADGDKPKTGENSTAPSRPTSSSSDYTPSAAPRSKPAPSVLSSDLTITGNVKTTGDIQIEGTVEGDIRAHLLTVGESATIKGEIMADDVVVNGRVVGRVRGLKVRLTSTARVEGDIIHKTIAIESGAHFEGSVQRQDDPLQTGQGTRKLAPPASETAAAAPAPTGSEQK; translated from the coding sequence ATGTTTTCTAAATCGAAAATCCATGAACCGGGCCCCAAGGCCGACGGCGACAAGCCCAAAACCGGTGAGAACTCGACCGCTCCGAGCCGCCCGACGTCCAGCTCGAGCGACTACACGCCGAGCGCCGCGCCGCGCTCGAAGCCCGCGCCCTCGGTTCTCTCCTCGGACCTGACCATCACCGGCAACGTCAAGACGACCGGCGACATCCAGATCGAAGGCACCGTTGAAGGCGACATCCGCGCCCATCTGCTGACCGTCGGCGAAAGCGCCACGATCAAAGGTGAGATCATGGCCGACGACGTCGTGGTCAACGGCCGCGTCGTGGGCCGTGTGCGCGGCCTGAAGGTGCGCCTGACCTCGACCGCACGCGTCGAAGGCGACATCATCCACAAGACCATCGCCATCGAAAGCGGTGCGCATTTCGAAGGTTCGGTGCAGCGTCAGGACGACCCGCTGCAAACTGGTCAGGGCACGCGAAAACTCGCGCCCCCGGCCTCCGAGACCGCCGCCGCAGCACCGGCGCCGACGGGGTCGGAACAGAAATAA